One window from the genome of Mesoplodon densirostris isolate mMesDen1 chromosome 17, mMesDen1 primary haplotype, whole genome shotgun sequence encodes:
- the EXOSC8 gene encoding exosome complex component RRP43, whose translation MAAGFRTVEPLEYYRRFLKENCRPDGRELGEFRTTAVNIGSIGTADGSSLVKLGNTTVICGIKAEFGAPPTDAPDKGYVVPNVDLSPLCSWRFRSGPPGEEAQVASQFIADVIENSQVIQKEDLCISPGKLAWVLYCDLICLNHDGNVLDACTFALLAALKNVQLPQVTINEETALAEVNLKKKSYLNIRTHPVATSFAVFDDTLLIVDPTEEEENLATGTLTVVMDEEGKLCCLHKPGGSGLTGAKLQDCMSRAVTRHKEVKKLMDEVFKSMKPK comes from the exons ATGGCTGCCGGCTTCAG AACTGTGGAACCTCTGGAGTATTACAGGAGATTTTTG aaagaGAATTGCCGTCCTGATGGAAGAGAACTTGGTGAATTCAGAACCACAGCTGTCAACATAG GTTCAATTGGTACTGCAGATGGTTCTTCTTTAGTGAAGCTGGGAAATACTACAGTAATTTGTGGAATTAAAGCG GAATTTGGAGCACCACCAACAGATGCCCCTGATAAAGGATATGTTG TTCCTAATGTGGATCTATCACCTCTGTGTTCCTGGAGATTTCGGTCTGGACCTCCTGGAGAAGAGGCCCAGGTGGCCAGCCAGTTCATTGCAGATGTCATTGAAAA TTCACAGGTAATTCAGAAAGAGGACTTATGTATCTCTCCAGGAAAG CTTGCTTGGGTTCTATACTGTGATCTCATTTGCCTCAACCATGATGGAAACGTTTTGGATGCTTGCACCTTTGCTTTGTTAGCAGCTTTAAAAAATG TACAGTTGCCTCAAGTtactataaatgaagaaactgctTTAGCAGAAgttaatttaaagaagaaaagttatTTGAATATTAGAACTCATCCAGTTGCAACTTCCTTTGCTGTGTTTGATGA cactCTGCTTATAGTTGACCCTACTGAAGAGGAGGAAAACCTGGCAACTGGAACCTTAACAGTAGTAATGGACGAGGAAGGCAAGCTGTGTTGTCTTCACAAACCAG GTGGAAGTGGACTGACTGGAGCTAAACTTCAAGATTGTATGAGCCGAGCagttacaagacacaaagaagtaaaaaaacTGATGGATGAAGTATTTAAGAGTATGAAACCCAAATAA